The genomic stretch ATCGGTCTCTAACTAAATTATTGAAAGACCATTTTATTAttaggattacaagtttacaactCATAAAATTTTACATGTGATCGAGTCAACCCAAACCGAAATGACTTAATAATTTAAGGTCTGACACGTCCCAATTCGCTCAATCCTATTGGTAACACATAAGTTATGTTAAATTTGAatataaaacatataaataaataaaaattctaGTATCTATTTGAACTAAACTTAttagacataaatattattaaattttaataattatgtATTGTTTTTATATGGTAAATAAATTTGTTAATTTTGGTGCTTTGATTATAAGCACACAACTCTATAAGTATTATTTAATAATATAATAACGACAAAGATAATTCAAATTTTATGACAGTTTAAAAATAAATAATGTAAGCGATGAATATAGTTAGCAATTaacataaaatataattaacagaTGGTACAAAAAatatttagaaacaactttataCTGAATTATGATCCTAACATGATCAGTATTATGACTTGACTATGACTCAACCTGCTCCATGGTTTAACAAGTATAACTTAAATAGATATCTCAAACGGGTTGGGTAGGACATGTCATATAAGTTGGATCAAAGTATAATTGATTTTGTAATTGTGTTGATATTTTTAAAGTACTAAAACTGACAATCTTTTTCTTATTATTTCAAATATACTATTTAAAAAAttcttatttattaatatttgtgCCTTAAATGTTTTATATTCACATTTAACATAATTATTTTGATCCATCGGATTGGGTCAATATTTAACCCAAACTTAAATGGGTTTATTTAAATTTCGGGTCAAGTAGCTATAGGTCACGGGTCATTATTTTCGAGTTTTAATTATGGGAAAATTAAAGGGTCTGCATTAGTGTGGGTTCACGGGTGCATGGCATATCTTAACCGGTCTACCTAAGATGTGTCTTATCTAATTGTTCTTAATGTGTAATTGTTATCTATCACCCCGTATAATATTTTTGTTTAAGAGTTTATACAATATTTTTCTAAAAGAGttaattatataaaatataaagtaaGATTATACGGATTACTTTTTGTTATTATGTAGATAACAATCAATTAAGATAAGCGTTTGATGAAACAACCTAACAATTTATATATAATACAATTCTTTTATACTACTTTTAAGATAATAAGTTTGAATTATATACCCGTGTAATTTGCACGAATTTAAGACTAATtcattcattaaaaaaaaaaaccaaaagaaATTGAGGAAATTCGGAAGGGTACGGGTGACGGGGTGAGCACAAGTGCACACTTCGATAATCAGTCATTCGATTTTGGCACATCTCGTCCACCAATGATAATACTACTTGTCTTATTATAATGTCTTCcccgttttaaaaataaaacgtGTTAAATAACACCACTTTATAAATAGGGATAAACTTTTTGTTCTGCCTTTTCTTTATGTATAATACTTGACCCATGGTAAGTTAGAAACATATATGCCCGTCTTAGCTTAAACGAGAATTTATGCATGAATAAATATATTCAACCATGACTATCTTTTTGACAAtgtatcaatcaatcaatcaatcaatcaatcaatcaatactatatattaaatccagaaaccaaaggacttcaatgtaattaaagaaagttatacaaattaattatactatatagttttaaatcactagcaccgtgtgatggacccgattaaggaatctcaatgcaaatattatatagtttgtgttaaaattaaattatatagaagcttgataattttcctaaacatatgtaagagactaaaacatggtcaatttccttaaaataaaataattaattgagattgtcagtttccttaaaataaaataattaattaagatggtcaatttccttaaaataaaagaattaattaagatggtcaattttaaggagactaaaagaaagaagatgcttggtaattttcctaaatatttatagaaaactAGAAGATGACcaatttcattaaaataaaataattaattagtataaacatgtacacttatggtattaattattatcatcataaaattatatattaaatttaaaatctatgcaattttattaaactttatagtttattagatgtataaaaatgttaattatttaacatacaaaaatataataagtaggttataaataattcaagttaggttccataatatataatactaggtttggtgcccggcttcgcccgggttacctctatttaccgttaaatgtttattttcaATGAGataaactatgttggagttgtctaactcacacgtttactatttgtaatatatttttctatgacatatattgtaattatgatgaaatgtaaaatttattttcaaattatgataCACGTTCACTActccgctattaatattattactttcacgacattctttcttaatatcattatgttcactactcccgtggttactattgtttcttttactaattcctctatttttttcctgttaaattcattattcccgttaattttatccggcctacatttaaataaataaaatatttccttaagtcgattggttatttaattgttcatactttttctcattgttaccactgttactttcactactcccactatcattattataattatcaCTACTCTCACATTAATACCGTTagttttattaatctcgttgctgctactattacttttactacatttaatttaatgtataattctatgatgatactaattaatttcATAAGTGggacatgttaattttaaggaaaatcactatattcttgtattttctaaatttaattactttaatttaatgtaatttccataaatattcttcatcaagacatctttatattatacttttaaccaaaactatataatatttacattgaaatccctttatcaggtccatcacacggtgctatcgatttaaaactatatagtataattaatttgtatagatttctttaattacattgaagtcccttggtttctggaattaatatatagtattgattgcataattctttcgatttgatttaatgcatatatgtaatatatttatataaatatataatcctcttaaaattgaaAATTggatgcctaagtagtaaaagtaattttttcagtaaaaaaaagaattgtagtaacattggatatagttatatgatagtaatcacttatttgaatagtaaaagtaacaatattatcagcgagattagtgaaagtggtagaaataaCAAAGGGAGTAGTATAAAaccaatattaatgcgacaatagtgaaagCAACAATAATTAAGGCGGGAgtgtgaaattatcaatattaatgcggcagtagtgacagtaacaataattatggcgggagtagtgaaagcaACAATGATtgcgggcaagtagtgaaatgttattactattgttacattaataagagtaaaatattaatagcggggtagtgaatttgtctcaaaatttatttcatcgtaattttaggatatgtcatagaaaaatatattaatgataaatttatgggttatgcaactttaaacaattttatttaatgacaaaaaaattgaatggtaagtagaggtagcccgggcgaagccgggcatcaatactagtactatatattaaatccagaaaccaagggacttcaatataattaaagaaagttatacaaattaattatactatatagttttaaatcactagcaccgtgtgatggacccgattaagggatctcaatgcaaatattatattgTTTGGGTGAAAATTAAATTttatagaagcttgataattttcctaaataattgtaagagactaaaacatggtcactttccttaaaataaaataattaattaagatggtcaatttccctaaaataaaataattaattaacatggtcaatttcaaggagactaaaagaaagaagatactTGGTAATTAAATTATAtggttatatgatagtaatcactcatttcaatagtaaaagtaacaatattatcagcgatattagtgaaagtggtagaaacaacaacgggagtagtgaaataatcaatattaatacggcaatagtgaaagtaacaataattacagcgAGATtaatgaaattatcaatattaatgtggcaGTAGTGATactaacaataattacgacgggagtagtgaaagtaataatgattacgggcaagtagtgaaatattattattattgtttcattaataagagtaaaatattaatagcgggagtattACGGGCaagtaataaaatgttattattattgtttcattaataagagtaaaatattaatagcgggagtagtgactttctctcaaaatttatttcatcgtaattttaggatatgtcatataaaaatatattaatgataaatttatgggttatgcaactttaagtaattttatttaatgaaaaaaaaaaattaatgataagtagaggtagcccgagcgaagccgggcaccaatactagttaaaGAAAATCTAGGAACCCGAGCAAAAAGAATGAAACGATGAAACATGTGTGCCGGGACACATGAAATATCCCGTGTACAATCCCTctttaaaatcacaaaatctcatttgtgacggcacgtatccgtcactccatactattttccctcacaaatgatccaaatagaggagagagggaagtacatgggggtgcccccaccttgtccctctatccattttgtgagtggcattatttGTCACTtgttccgacccgtcttcagcaagactaattgcttTAAAATAGAGGATGAAACATTATGCAGTTCTTACTCCTTATGTTAATCTGTTACTGATCACGACCCTTTTGAGATTCCACTTGAGTAGCGGGGTGACCGGGCTTGGGTGATCTTCATTGGTTGTCCGCCATTGGTAAGGGGTAAAATTGGAAGACCCTTTTTTTTACAAGCTATAGACGGGTATATCTTCTATTGCTATAGACGAGTCAAATACACTGAAAGCGGTGACATTTTTTGCCCTCACCACCCACTTGTTATTTGTCTTATTAGAAAAGTGGTATTGTATTTATCCCGTCTTTTATTATAGacagatagtgtccgtctataatgagaatttgtgtttttctTAATAGTGGCGAGGGGAGCTGGTTAAGCTTTGAGAAAACAATAGGTCGCGGCATAGATGGGTGGGACGTATAGACGaataaagacctctaataaaatgggtagggggacaaggtggggcacccccatgtgctttccacttTATGGTAAATggttattttgtgaggggaaatggtagtgtccgtctataatgagaatttgtgtggaGAAAAAAGGGAGACGAGTATAACTGCCCGTAGATTTATAAACATCACAAGTAATAATTGTTTACGTATTTTAACAATAATTGTTCAAAAAGAAATAGTGAGACATAATAAATTTATAACCGTCGCAAGTGAGAATAACTGTTGTTGGTTAAGACTCTACTTGGTAAAACTGACTGAAAAGGTATCTGAAACCTGATAAAGTGACTGAAattaaaaaggtacctgaaaagctagctgaaaattgaaaactgataaggtagctgattaattgtaaagtgtttgataaaactaaataaaaaggtaactgattttttgTACAATAACATAAAAGGACATCAATacttataataaattaatttaaataaagggtaaatatgtaaagtaacatttcaactacctgaaactttaaaaagctacctggagtacctgaaatgactttacCAAACAGTACTAGGTAAAATAACTAcctgaaatattagtcaaatcaagttacttggtcaaatcaggtacctgaaatgccttgCCAAACATAGTCCAAACAAGTTGAGCAAATTAAGAAAGGGTACGGCCACGGGTGAGCACAAGTGAGGCTAACCGGATCACAAATTCTCATGTCGGACTATCTTAACTTAAAACGTAAAAAATGAGAGAAAAAAAAGGGACACAGTTGGTCTTACTTAAGACTGTCTAAACTTACGACTTATCCCAACTCCCTTTTTTTTACTTAATAGAACAACCGTCTTAAGGTAATAAATAGTACTTCTTAATAGACTAACTAGAATTGAAGAAAATTAATTAGGGAAGACATTAATTGGGGAAAAAAGACGTGatcaacaagaaaaaagaaagagaaggTATGATTGATTCTATCAACTGTTACTGTTTtaaaaaagaattaaagaaaTTGTACAATAATTGAACGAAGACAGACTCTCATCATTGCCAGTTTTGAGTAATTAGGTTTGAATCTGGTAATTGAATTGATTGAATTTGTTAATGTTTTGTTACTTATAATTGTTACTGTTTTGTTACTtttttaattcaaaaattactaaattaaatgtatgttgatgttgatgttgatgtgggtaattgaattgaattgaatgataCAATTATTCTGTACTGTTTGAACAGGGAAAAATGGGGAAAAAAAACAAGGGCAAAGCTGTAATTTCACAGCCTAAGAAACAGGGAAAATCGTCATCTAAGGGATCATCTTCTGGATCGTCTAATGGATCGTCTTCTGGATCGTCTGGAGCTTCATCATCTGGCACAAAGTGTTCATACTGCGAAGTAACAAAAGATACGCAAATGGAACTCCGAAAGCACCAAGTTGAAGCACATCCAGGAGTCTTTAGGTACTACTCCATCATCTGGCACAAAGTGTTTCTGCTTGCCGTATTTTGTATACTTGCAAATTGGTTTCATCAAGCCTGCGTACGTATTTACGTTTTGCTATAAGGCTATGTTTTCCGGGATCTGGATGATTTATCCCATTTCCGGGTCCACTACTTAGATAATAATATAATATCCCTATCCCTAAACATAAAATGAATGTCTGACTTATAATCCTCATGATCATCTTCAGTTAATTCTCTTGCATATCTATAAATGTAGAGAAAACTCGTTAATCGGAATTCTGGAGAGAATCCAATTTCTTCTTGTTCTTTCTCTATGACTTCAACAGACTTAGTCTTCCTAAGTTTCTTCAAGTTGTTTGCCTGTGTAGTAAGGGCTTTAGCAAAGCTTTTGGGCTCTGCCATTTTTCCAGGAAGAAATCGTAAAGATTCCTTGAATTCTCTTGCATATCCGCAGATATCCTTGCTTCATGAAAGTTTCTGAATTTCTTATGTTGAATTCCAGGAACTTTCTCAGTAGCTTGTTTGGCTGTACTCCAATGGTCATATATTCCTGCATTAGGACCGTTATAAACCACGTAGTAATCCTTTTTGACCATTTGAATAGTCAAATCTTCTTGCGAAGATGGCGAAGATTGCTCTTCGTTCTTTCTGGGAATTTGGATACCCATATTAGGACGTAAGAAGTCCTTTGGTGGATTTTCAGAAAAATCCTTAACAGCTTTTGGTAAGCTGGCAACCATCAACGGATTTGTTGACTCTTTACCAGTAGCCGTTTGCTCTGGAGTAGATGAACATTCGCGGGTTAGGCATTGAGGTTCATTCTCAATATTTTGTTCAAGTCCGTAGGACTCTACATATTGTAACTCCATTTCTAGAGCTTCCAATCTTTTTCTGAGAAAAGCAATTTCTGCTTGTAATCTCTTTTGTTGCTCCATGGCTACCTGTAAGGCAAATTATGCCCTGATTATCGAAATAATCTCTGGTCGGTTAAGACCTAAATAAACCAATTTAATGGCCTCTTTGTTTGGATTTCCTGCATTCAAGAATTTTGGTTAGTAAATTCTCTGGTTAAGAAATCTGCAAACACATTTTTATCTCCAGGGAGATGTTCGACATCGAAGTCATAATGAGATAACTTCATCTGCCATCTTACTAAACGACCTTGTTTATTATCACCTTTGTGGTGAAGCTTAACGAAGTACGTAAAGTTTTTGTTATCAGTCCTGATTATAAACCTGCAAGGGGTTAGATAAATACTAAACTTTTTGATAACATTGAGAACAGCGAGAATCTCCTTCTCGTTGCTATGGTAGTTTAATTCAGCAGCTTTAAAGCTTCCTGAACAAAACCTACAGATATACTCTTTAACATTGTTAACGGCTTTGAGTATTCCTCCCCAATACCGGTCTGACGCATCAGTCTCTATGATGAGTTGATCCGTAATGCTGGGATGATAGAGTTTAGGGAAACTCTTGAGACTTTTCTTAACTTTGGTGAGATAGGAGGTATCCTGATCTGTCCAAGTCCAAGTCTGGTCTTTCCTTAGTTTAGCTTGTAAGGGTTCTCTTATCTTAGCTAACTTAGGTATGTAATCAGATGCATACGTGAGAATTCCAAGGAATCTCTGCAACTGTTTTAGTCTTCTATCCTATCCGGGAACTTTTGAATATGTTCGAGGATATGGGGTTGAGGACAATGGGTTCCTTGATCTATTTCTAGACCTAGGAAGTTAATCTTCTCTTTGAAAAGCTGGGCTTTCTTTTTGGAGAGGATTATTCCCAATTCTTGACATTTTTTGAGCACTCTCAAAACATGTAAGTAATGGTCTTTCTCAGTGTTGCTGAACACTAAGATATCGTCGACGTATACACAGCAGAATAAACTAAATTCATTAAATGCTATTTGCATATGTCTCTGGAATATACTTGGCGCTTGCTTAAGGCCAAATGGTACTACGTTCCACTGGTAATGTCCCTGCGGGCATGTAAAAGCGGTTAGTAGTTGGGATTCTTGGTCAAGTAAAACTTGCCAGAAGCCTGATTTACAGTCAAAGGAACTGAAAATCTTTTTGTCTCTAATAAGAGCAAGAAGCTCGTCCTTATTAGGGAGATTGTGGGCGTCTCCTACGGTTGCTAAGTTCATAGCTTTATAGTTGACGACCATTCTTTTCTTACCTCTACGTCTTTCAGCTTCATTTTCAACAAGGAAGGCTGGGGACATATGGGGTGATTTTGACTCTTTGATGACCTTGAGGTCTAAGAGTTCTTTGATTTGCTTAGCAAATTCTTCTCTATCGCTAGGACTATAGGTCATGGGTTTAACCTTGACTATGGTCTTAGGGTCAATGAGTTTGATGCTGGCTTTCATCCATTTTTTAGACTTTTCAGGGTCTATGGGGTTTTCCGAGCATACTTTGTCTAGCaaggtttctatggtagaaaaCTTAATAGAGTTAAGAAAAAAACTTGTTCTTCTTTTGTCTGTGCTGTTGTGTTGTAACCTATAATCTCCCCCTCCCTTAAAATCTGGATTTTATTGGTGGTGATGTTTATAGGTTGTGGTGGAACAACTCTAAGACTTTTTCTTCATGGATTCTAAAAATCCTTTTACACCCTTTTGATAAGCGGTGTTGATTTTTCCAATGACGAAGGAATCATCGCCTTTAGAAAAATAAATTCTATCAGTATATTGCACGTATGGTGAATATAGTTGACAGAAATTGTTACCAAGTAGGAGATCAATACCTGACTCCTGCTGGAAGATGGTTGGAATAAGAAATCTTTCTCCTCCAAGCCATATAGGTAGTTTGTAACATACCTTGGTTAATTGCAAGATTTTTCCATCAGCAATTTTGACATTGATAGGTTTATCAGTGTCTTTCCAGTATTCAGCTGGGATTACATTCTTGCTAGCAATGCACAAGCTTGCACCTGTATCTACATAGCAGTGTAATTCTATTTGTTTGTATTTAGGGAACCGGAGTACCCCTTTTACATAAATCGAGTTTGGATTAGTCTTATTCTTCAGACTCATCACTAGACTCTTCAGATGATGACGTTTCATCTTCTGTTTCTTCAGACTCTGAGGATTCCTCATAGTCCAGGTAATAAACTTTCAGTTTATCATCGTAGAGATCTTCTACGGGTTCTAAATCAAAGTTTTCAGCTATTTGAATTAGCTTGAACTTTTCATCAGATTTTTGCCGGTTAGGGCAATTGTTGGCATAGTGACCTTCGACGTTGCAAACCCAACATCGACAGTTCTGTTTGCCTTTAGGACAAAACTTGGATTTGTCATCCTTATTTCTCCTTTTCTTGAAGTATTTTCCTGACTGGAATTTACTCTTTTTTGTTTTAACCTTGTACTTGTGGTACTTCGGTTTTTTATACCTTTTGGTAtatctctttttctttttgtatacGGGCTTACATCCGTATTCATAAGATTTTTCTGTTGAAGGACAACATGTTTTGTTGAACTTCTTCAGTTTTTTCTGTGTCTTTGAGAGTTCACAGATTTTTGTCAGTTCTTCCATGACTAGTCGATGTGCAAACCCAAGACTATAACTAGCAGGGGCTGTGGCCTCATCGTCAAATCGTTTTGAAGCTTTTTGACTTACTTCCTTTACAGGAATTTTAGCGAGATATTGTTTTATCAAGCCTGGATATTCTACTTGAGGTAGAACATACAAATTTTTCTCATAATCACAGAAGAATTTTTGCAAATAGCAAATATCACAAAGCTGCATGTTAGTGAGATTTTTCCTGGCAATGTCATGTTCTTTTTGCCTTGATTGTGTTGCATCAGCGGTATAATCAAGACCCAAAAACATAGTGTAAAGTCCTGCCAGAACTTTGTTGAAAACACCGTTTCCTGCCATAGCATTCCACTGTGTGTCTTTAACGAATTTATTGACTATACCTGTAGTCTTGTGCTCGAGGAAAGCTAATCTAGCTTGCTCGGCAGTTTCAGAGTCTGTGTAGATCTCTGGATTGGTCAGAAAGATTAAGCTGACTTCAGCTCCCCATCTGTCAATGGTTTCTTTCCTAAGGGATGGACTGTTTATGCAGTCTATATTAAGGAAGTTGGAGGTGGTTCTCCTTTCTCCGAAATCATCTCTTATTTTGCCGTGTTCACCAAAAACATTTGGTTCGGGCTTAGGCCTTTTAACGGGCTTGGTTCCTGAACTTTCACCTTGTGTGAATCCTTGATTCATGTTTAGGTTAAAGGTTCTTAGGGAATCTAAGTCATCCTCTGAAGCTAATTCTTCAGATTCAGGTCCTGATTTCTCAGAACTACTCTGTTCTTCAAGAACAAAGTTTAGGTCAATGGAGGAGTTAGTGCTTGAGAAAGGGATTTCTCCAAGCTCTTGTCTTATCCTCTTTTCGAGAGAGTAATTGCATTCCAATTCTCTTTCGATTTCGTCGTTACTTAAAGTTAAGAGTTCGACTAAGTTCTCAGCCAGGTCTTCAGAGACCGTGGTGATATTCTTCCAGAGAAATTTCTCTAGATTCATGATGGCGGCCATGGTTTTGGTCTTTCAGTGGGCGGCCATGATAAAGCATTTGGGTTCGTAGACGATCCCATGCCTGGTTCTCCGACATTGAAGTCAGGGAAAGAATAGCGGGGTTTTATTCCCTTATCCTTAGGTTTTTCAGAGCTGGGCACAAGTGCTTTCTCTTGTTTTAAAACCTCTAGGATTTCTTTGTTGCAGTTGCATTCATTCATGACTTTAGTGAGGTCAGAAATGATTTTGGCTGCAGCTGACTCGATACTTTGGCTATCGCTGGGTGGTTGAGTACCCATTTTAGCTAAGATTTGGTCTAGCTTAGACTCTATGGTCTTTTGCGCCGTTTTAACAGCTTCAAGCTCAGAGGCTATCTGGGGTAGACTCATTCTATTCCTAGAATACCTTTTAAGGCTGTGTCTATCCTAGATAAAACTTCTTGAGTTTTCTTGATGTCTTCCTTGGTTAAGGGTTCTGGTTCTATCTTGGTGGATAGGTCAGACACTTGTTTCTGGAGTTCATCAATTTTTCGACTTAAGACAACTTGGTCTTGAAGCGATTTTTC from Silene latifolia isolate original U9 population chromosome 5, ASM4854445v1, whole genome shotgun sequence encodes the following:
- the LOC141656698 gene encoding uncharacterized protein LOC141656698, whose product is MEQQKRLQAEIAFLRKRLEALEMELQYVESYGLEQNIENEPQCLTRECSSTPEQTATGKESTNPLMVASLPKAVKDFSENPPKDFLRPNMGIQIPRKNEEQSSPSSQEDLTIQMVKKDYYVVYNGPNAGIYDHWSTAKQATEKVPGIQHKKFRNFHEARISADMQENSRNLYDFFLEKWQSPKALLKPLLHRQTT